In Mytilus edulis chromosome 4, xbMytEdul2.2, whole genome shotgun sequence, the following proteins share a genomic window:
- the LOC139518613 gene encoding uncharacterized protein encodes MVRGIIFLFFMISCHGFLMQSTPALQITDKHYNFLLDMLIEERQSRRNLEAYITKLQSDVSHLQLCGCTGTSITSPVNNTAALETKLNTLNSKFEKLENKHSAVLNRSIQLENELFDLKNLELNSLQKDLETVKVQSTQLNSDYSLVVNKSDQLERELQEVKRLKSVSNLQIVKLQKQANDLSQEIVQTNNRQRAIISDNNARKQDFLALLQKVITSQGQIGTLNNETLSIKDGVQKEERQILTLINKTVSITNDLHTVEAAISAMNRTIQQKINAMINKVKPAFSASLTRSKSLSAGEIVKFDKVWINIGSGYDPNTGVFTAPEPGVYQFAYTITKVNSNNILAHLYKNEMKTVAIYPSTTDSGLEMGTMNMVLQLQKADRVYIKLTSGGLVYSESNSNFDAFSGFKISD; translated from the exons ATGGTTCGAGGAATAATTTTCCTATTCTTCATGATAAGTTGTCATGGATTTCTAATGCAATCCACACCAGCTTTACAAATTACTGATAAACATTATAATTTTTTGCTGGACATGTTGATAGAGGAACGTCAATCCCGTCGTAATTTAGAGGCCTACATTACCAAGTTACAATCTGATGTGAGCCATTTACAACTGTGTGGATGTACCGGTACCAGTATTACATCTCCCGTTAACAACACTGCTGCTTTGGAAACCAAGTTGAACACACTTAATAGTAAATTTGAGAAACTTGAGAATAAACATTCAGCGGTTTTAAACAGGTCAATTCAGTTGGAAAATGAACTGTTTGACCTTAAGAATCTAGAGTTAAATTCACTGCAAAAAGATTTAGAAACAGTGAAAGTACAGTCAACGCAACTGAATAGTGATTATTCATTGGTTGTTAATAAATCGGATCAGTTAGAAAGGGAATTACAGGAAGTTAAACGACTGAAAAGTGTCTCCAACTTGCAGATTGTTAAATTGCAAAAACAGGCCAATGATTTATCTCAGGAAATAGTACAGACAAACAATAGGCAGAGAGCAATCATTTCTGACAATAATGCTAGAAAACAGGATTTTCTAGCACTTCTCCAAAAAGTAATAACCTCGCAAGGACAAATTGGAACACTGAATAATGAAACTTTAAGCATTAAAGATGGTGTGCAGAAAGAAGAAAGACAAATTCTAACACTAATTAATAAAACTGTAAGCATTACAAATGATTTGCACACAGTAGAGGCAGCTATTTCAGCAATGAACAGAACCATTCAGCAAAAGATTAATGCTATGATCAACAAAG tAAAACCAGCCTTTTCTGCTTCTCTTACTAGATCAAAATCACTCTCAGCAGGTGAAATTGTGAAATTTGATAAAGTATGGATAAATATTGGCAGTGGTTATGATCCAAACACAGGTGTTTTTACTGCCCCTGAACCAGGTGTTTACCAGTTTGCATACACAATTACTAAGGTTAATAGTAACAACATTCTAGCTCACCTCTATAAGAATGAGATGAAAACTGTTGCAATATATCCTTCCACCACTGACAGTGGCCTTGAAATGGGTACAATGAATATGGTCTTACAGCTTCAGAAGGCAGACAGAGTATACATCAAGCTAACTTCTGGTGGACTAGTGTATTCAGAATCTAACAGCAACTTTGATGCGTTTTCTGGTTTCAAGATTTCTGATTGA
- the LOC139520683 gene encoding nitric oxide-associated protein 1-like: protein MFGRYVSHCISLPCKLSGTLKEINRSYCVTKKLVQISRTYSTETNKSRNLSAITEFMLKERGFEVKQKQTFISSKQNDPTIYELEDGLEDEYDLEEQNPLMYAEGALEDHIEDVIASQQIHVDKTENITFTQSNEDIKMGKPDPAVPMSNITCQGCGAFYHCKDPSIPGYLPSERFLSLTKQQLRRSLCQKCSLMHNHNICLNVRSSEEEFHKIIETINEEMALLVLVVDVTDVRNSLMPNLFKLLKKQSRPIFIIGNKVDPIPMDASGYLKRIKSYLFQECKEAGLNPNGNNIKYCGLISAKTGYGIEDLISNLMVQWKHNGNVYLLGNTNAGKSTLFNALLQSDYCKSRAREIVHRATVSVWPGTTISTLKFPILNPKTWRMQMREARLKQDKQILVEERNLQKSIVQEKENLRNQWKSSTLSGYLGVTDFGEDYQEPPRYDMSTFEMKHDSLVSKSGRDHLLDLPTSINFDDVEYQQQNRWLLDSPGVICEQQIINLLTPTELIKLLPTDVVPPRVYLLKPGQSMFITALGRIDFIEGNKPVFMTVHVTSNIKVHIKDKEEADEFYDKAYGTSVLQVPIDEERLDSIPSLVGREYHLTNFVSNDHAIADIQLSSLGWVSVTKSENSDVRLRAYTPGAKGLYLREPALLPNIKAFRGKRIGGKQEYRIQPPKML, encoded by the exons ATGTTTGGAAGATATGTCAGTCATTGCATTTCACTCCCTTGTAAACTGTCGGGTACATTAAAGGAAATAAACAGATCATACTGTGTTACAAAGAAATTAGTACAAATATCACGAACATATTCCACAGAAACTAACAAATCAAGAAACCTGTCTGCAATTACAGAATTTATGTTAAAGGAAAGAGGATTTGAAGTGAAACAAAAGCAAACTTTTATTTCATCAAAGCAAAACGATCCTACAATTTACGAGCTGGAAGATGGATTAGAAGATGAGTATGATCTTGAAGAACAAAATCCGTTGATGTATGCTGAAGGAGCATTAGAAGATCATATAGAGGATGTCATAGCTAGTCAAcaaatacatgtagataaaactgaaaatattacttTTACACAGAGTAATGAAGACATCAAAATGGGAAAGCCAGATCCTGCAGTTCCCATGAGCAATATCACTTGTCAAGGCTGTGGAGCCTTTTATCATTGTAAAGATCCTTCCATTCCAGGATACTTACCAAGTGAAAGGTTTTTGTCTTTAACAAAACAGCAATTAAGAAGAAGTCTGTGTCAAAAATGTAGCCTAATGCATAATCACAATATATGTCTTAATGTAAGATCATCTGAGGaagaatttcataaaattattGAAACAATAAATGAAGAGATGGCTCTTTTAGTGTTAGTTGTTGATGTTACTGATGTCAGAAATAGTTTAATGCCAAACTTatttaaactattaaaaaaacagAGTCGTccaatatttataattggaaacaAAGTTGATCCAATTCCAATGGATGCATCTGGCTATTTGAAACgaataaaaagttatttatttcaaGAATGTAAAGAGGCTGGTCTCAATCCTAATGGTAACAATATAAAGTACTGTGGACTAATAAGTGCTAAAACAGGGTATGGAATAGAAGACCTAATATCAAACTTAATGGTTCAGTGGAAACACAATG GGAATGTTTATTTACTTGGAAATACAAATGCTGGGAAATCTACCTTGTTTAATGCACTCCTACAGTCAGATTATTGTAAATCTAGAGCCAGGGAAATAGTCCATAGAGCTACAGTTTCAGTATGGCCAG GAACAACAATCAGTACATTGAAATTTCCAATATTGAATCCAAAAACTTGGAGAATGCAAATGCGTGAAGCAAGGttaaaacaagacaaacagaTTTTAGTTGAAGAAAGAAATCTCCAGAAATCTATAGTGcaagaaaaagaaaacttaagaaatcaatggaaatCTTCAACTTTGTCAG GCTATTTAGGTGTAACAGACTTTGGAGAAGACTACCAAGAGCCTCCTCGATATGACATGTCTACTTTTGAAATGAAGCATGACTCTCTGGTTTCTAAGAGTGGACGTGACCATCTCTTAGATCTACCTACTAGTATAAACTTTGATGATGTTGAATATCAGCAACAAAACCGTTGGCTTTTAGATTCACCTGGTGTTATATGTGAACAGCAG ATAATCAACTTATTGACACCTACTGAGCTTATAAAACTGCTGCCAACTGATGTGGTGCCACCTAGGGTGTATTTGTTAAAACCTGGTCAGTCTATGTTTATTACAGCCTTGGGGAGAATAGATTTTATTGAG GGAAACAAGCCAGTGTTCATGACAGTCCATGTAACTTCCAATATAAAGGTTCACATTAAAGATAAAGAAGAGGCTGATGAATTCTATGACAAAGCTTATGGAACAAGTGTTTTACAG GTACCTATTGATGAAGAAAGACTTGACAGTATACCATCATTAGTTGGAAGAGAGTACCATTTGACAAACTTTGTGTCTAATGACCATGCCATTGCAGACATTCAGCTTTCATCACTAG GCTGGGTTTCTGTTACTAAAAGTGAAAACAGTGATGTAAGATTAAGAGCCTACACACCAGGAGCTAAAGGACTATATTTAAGAGAACCAGCATTGTTGCCTAATATAAAGGCTTTCAGAGGAAAGAGAATTGGGGGAAAACAAGAATACAGAATTCAACCACCAAAAATGCTTTAG
- the LOC139520685 gene encoding uncharacterized protein — protein sequence MSNDDSKEISKLVSKALRINGINGISEKLTRLSKSSTQVIEFIHKHRIDTIYAGSQAEGTETKESDFDQMTVVHDITVCMSKEKAALVHGHVFELNANVSQPGYCRLQVNHLGDEECVFLQACQGSIKNLLEEQNDGIFLSSDKFVNFFVNLPKRLGFCVPPQERHGPCAMSEINSSLGRHIGKVKGEKDHAYGLECEEWPYEANEWFRRKRLHDWPKTETIDTIKKQSCHAVPVGDRISSNFSREWRISFLLQERELVWNFNDTQLHCYVLMKKLLKKYVEPTISDELSSYHLKTNMFWLSEERGISMWKHDNLLPCMINCFGRLLVCIENEALEHYFHRSRNLFANKLKNETYKIFALTKIGEIMNNIETSVLECLNDIKELADIWETSEKNKTVFLQRSKLLPHLNELYSATEETYRDIHSHVFEFKICLSSFKYDEKEIAGLIVKDFFTLDDKLSFQGIKSEEKMFISAWYFYSIRVGMLYYRYVKSPINYDRYRECIDESFFTVEAAIDSIGRGSPIDHMSGMLYIASVLLNEGQVAIANKMVLEILKVDNVLVYAGRCSEKRCIQLTIEGIPEQQQNIRNKGKEMPHAFDVVFSPNDIHCVPIPVGYECCVTQLNQENKYNDSILFHPCVYAQFLLCFGYFKIGKRKELENTLEQLQSTIESIKGGYQRYRALNLLGNCYYLNGKYQQALSCFQESISLADNRVQNAATYHICIMLMHILAVFEQISRELKIY from the coding sequence ATGTCAAACGACGACTCGAAAGAAATATCAAAACTTGTAAGCAAAGCACTGCGCATTAATGGCATTAATGGCATTAGTGAGAAGTTAACACGCCTTTCGAAGTCGTCAACACAAGTAATTGAATTCATACACAAACACAGGATTGATACTATATATGCTGGCAGTCAGGCAGAAGGCACTGAAACAAAAGAGAGTGACTTTGATCAAATGACGGTAGTACACGATATAACTGTTTGTATGTCGAAAGAAAAAGCAGCACTTGTTCATGGCCATGTTTTCGAGTTGAATGCGAATGTTAGCCAACCTGGATATTGCAGACTTCAAGTTAACCACTTGGGTGATGAAGAATGCGTTTTTTTACAAGCCTGTCAAGGCAGTATTAAAAATTTACTTGAGGAACAAAACGATGGAATATTTCTTTCTAGCGAcaagtttgttaatttttttgtaaatttaccgAAACGTCTTGGTTTTTGTGTGCCGCCGCAGGAACGACATGGTCCATGCGCAATGTCCGAGATAAATTCTTCATTAGGAAGACACATAGGAAAGGTTAAAGGTGAGAAGGACCATGCTTATGGTCTCGAATGTGAAGAGTGGCCTTATGAGGCCAATGAGTGGTTTAGAAGAAAACGTTTGCATGATTGGCCGAAAACCGAAACAATAGATACAATCAAGAAGCAAAGTTGTCACGCGGTTCCTGTGGGAGATAGGATTTCTTCTAATTTTTCACGGGAGTGGCGAATATCTTTTTTACTACAAGAAAGAGAATTGGTGTGGAACTTTAACGACACACAACTCCATTGCTATGTATTAAtgaagaaattgttgaaaaaatacGTTGAACCGACTATCTCTGATGAGCTGAGTTCTTATCACTTGAAAACTAACATGTTTTGGTTATCAGAAGAACGAGGCATATCTATGTGGAAACACGATAATCTTTTGCCGTGTATGATCAACTGTTTTGGAAGACTTTTAGTGTGCATAGAAAACGAGGCGTTAGAGCATTATTTCCATAGAAGTAGAAACTTGTTTGCAAATAAACTGAAAAACGAAACATACAAAATATTTGCTCTAACTAAAATAGGAGAAATAATGAACAATATAGAAACCAGTGTGCTTGAATGTTTGAATGATATAAAAGAACTTGCAGACATATGGGAAActagtgaaaaaaataaaactgtttttttGCAACGCAGTAAACTTCTTCCTCATCTGAATGAATTGTATTCTGCAACCGAAGAGACATATCGAGACATCCATTCGCACGTGTTTGAATTCAAAATATGTTTGAGTAGTTTTAAATACGATGAAAAAGAAATTGCAGGACTGATAGTAAAGGATTTCTTTACATTGGATGACAAACTGTCATTTCAAGGAATTaaatcagaggagaagatgttcaTATCGGCATGGTATTTTTATAGTATCAGAGTTGGAATGCTTTATTATAGATATGTCAAAAGTCCAATAAATTACGATAGATATCGGGAGTGTATCGATGAAAGTTTTTTCACGGTAGAGGCAGCTATTGATAGTATTGGACGTGGAAGTCCCATTGATCATATGTCCGGAATGCTTTATATTGCCTCGGTTCTCCTAAACGAAGGTCAAGTTGCCATTGCAAACAAAATGGTTCTGGAAATCCTGAAAGTCGACAACGTCTTAGTGTATGCTGGACGTTGTTCTGAGAAAAGATGTATACAGCTGACAATAGAAGGAATTCcagaacaacaacaaaatatcagAAACAAGGGAAAAGAGATGCCTCATGCTTTTGATGTTGTATTTTCGCCAAATGATATTCATTGTGTTCCAATACCTGTTGGATACGAATGCTGTGTCACACAATTGaaccaagaaaacaaatataatgatTCCATTTTATTTCATCCATGCGTTTACGCACAATTTTTACTTTGTTTTGGATACTTTAAAATTGGAAAGCGAAAGGAATTAGAAAATACATTAGAACAATTACAATCAACTATTGAAAGCATTAAGGGCGGATATCAAAGGTATCGTGCTCTTAATCTTCTTgggaactgttattatttgaatGGAAAATATCAACAGGCTTTAAGTTGCTTTCAGGAGTCAATTTCTTTAGCGGACAATAGAGTACAAAATGCAGCAACTTACCACATATGTATAATGCTTATGCATATTCTGGCCGTCTTTGAACAAATTAGTCGTGAGCTTAAAATTTATTGA